Below is a window of Pochonia chlamydosporia 170 chromosome 7, whole genome shotgun sequence DNA.
TCCACTCTGAATGCTATACTGGTGAGACGGCTTGGTCTGCGCGCTGTGATTGCGGCGAGCAACTCGACGAGGCGGCACGGCTGATGGGTATGCCGGGCAATGCCTCTGGTGGGATTATCATCTATCTTCGCCAAGAGGGACGCGGTATCGGGTTAGGCGAGAAACTTAAGGCCTATAATCTGCAGGACTTGGGATCGGACACCGTCGAGGCGAATCTGCTTTTGAGACACCCTGCAGATGCGCGAAGCTACGGCTTGGCTACggccatgttgttggatCTGGGGCAGCACGATGTGCGTCTGCTGACCAACAATCCTGACAAGATTCGAGCTGTTGAAGGTCCAAATAGAGAAGTCGTGGTTAAGGAGAGAGTGGCCATGGTGCCGCTGTCATGGAAGGGCAAAGGGGGCTTCAAGAGCCAGGAGGTGGAAGGCTACCTCAAGACAAAGGTACGTTTAATACGTGGGCTTTCCCAATACCGTAATGCCGATTTGATGCTGACGGCGTACAGATTGAAAAGATGGGCCATATGCTGGACATGGCTGGATCGACGTAGCACGACAAAAATACGGACGGACAGCATGTAGGCGTTGGATGGGGACACATGGACGGCGCGTCAGGCATATAATGGCGTTTTTGGTTGTGCTTTGCATATTTGGACAATGATAGCGGGTAAATGCATATAATATAAAATTACATACCAATTGAAACGAGTTCCGAAAGCACTCATGATGAGTATGGGTATTTGAGGCATGCAATTGTTTCTGCATGTGCCCTCTTAAATACATGCGTGGCTAGAGGCGCGTGCTTCAACAGTGACGTTGGACCCACAAGAATTTTCGATGGGCTGCCAGCGCCTGAACATtttctcatcttcacattTGAAATCATCACTTTAACAAGAATCAATTCTAATcctcttccagcagctgcGACGCTTTGTTTTCCGGTTGCCCACGGTGCTTCACCCTTCCTCTTCACccaccatccttcttcgCTCTCCTTTTCGCAACCATGCCTCGATAGAACATGTCCAACCACGATATCCGATTGCGCCTCGCCATCCGGCGTCATGGCGTGCCGGAAGTCAAGCTCATCTGGCCATGTGCTCGGTCTCCAGACATGACCATTGCAAAGCTGCTGACTCTGGTTGACGAGGTAGTTCCCTTGGAGAGCAGCGAATGGGGTCTAGAAGACTATGCGGTCGAGCTGTCCGACCCGTCAAGAGGGAGCTACGAGTGTCTGCACTTTCAACGGGTTTCGCAGATTTTgaaggacgaggatgaagttgtGTAAGTTTACTTTCTCCAAAACTCTCCTATAAATCTCAGGACGTGTTCGACTGATTTTACTTTGGTAGGATTCGATACCTTCTGACCGATGACATTCGAAGTCGACGACTGAGCGGCCGCCACCAAATTTCAACAGACGGGAAACATCTTGTTGATGGTCTGGCATTTGGCCGCCCGTGGCTGCGTGCGCCTCGCGATCGACCGACTCTGGAACTACCGCCACGCAAAAGGGCACGCATTGGGAGGCAAGAAATAGACGAGCCCGAGCAATTGCTTTTGGAAGGGCCTTCTGCATTTGATGGGTCATCTGCCGGGGTCCAGGCTGCCTCTGATGATGAGAgagaggacgacgaggacgaagattTCAACTCTGGTTACGAAGTAGACGAGAGTTTGTCGGATGATAGTGACAACGACGGCGACGTAGACTTTTCGTCAGGGGAACTGGATCAAGAGCTGGCCTTTCTTGCGAAGGACAGAGCTGGCCATGCAGACGATGAGTTATTGTCAAAGGAGCTTCATAAGGTAGTTGATGGTTCTGAGAGCAAAGACGACCAAGACGACAATCACTCTAGCGCCAATGAATGTTCTGTGGAAAGTCTCGCTGCTATTCGACAGGCGTTTCCTCTCTTATCGTTTTCGACAATCGAGAAGGAGCTCTTCAGACAGAAACAAAGTTTGCGAAGGACATACGATGCGCTACGAAGCTCGACTGCCCCAAGTCTTAGTTtcgacgacatgatggatCGCATGGTCACAGGACTCTTGGAGCAAAATGAATCGTCACCAGTGCAGCCAGGGATACCAGATCTATTTGGTCGGAGGCCGCAAGCTTCGAAATCTCTTATCACGGTGATAGAAAGCGAGTCGGTGACGTCAACTTCAGAGTTAAACTACGACGATACCTCAGATGATTCATCCGATTCCGATTCCGATtccgatgacgatgacgatgagtCCAATGAGGACAGCTCGATCTACGATGAGGACAGCAGCGATTCTTCAGATGAAGACTCTGAAGAAAGCAGCGATGCATCCTCCGACGACAGCGCTAGTGACTCTGACGCATCTGAGTCTGAGTCCGAAAGGGTATCCACCCAGATGATTCCAAGGCAAGCGAAGATGCTGACAGAAGCCACGGAAAGTGCACCTTACACTGGCCTCACGAGGACACAGAAGCGAAATGCTCGACGAAAACGAGCCAAACTATTCAAGGAAGAAGGCACCTCCACGCCAGAGTCGGGGGATGCCGAGCTCCTCGCCCGAAAGCAAGCATTATTAGGCACCCTGTCCGAGGGTCCTCCCTTGGAGGCCGCAGATAAGTCAATGAtggtcaatggcaaggcagCCGAGACTCCAGAAAAACTTGAGGATGATCCGTCGACTTCTGAAAAAGATTCATCGGCGCAACGTCGGGTGCGAGTGGACATGGGTGTGAGCAGAAGGATGTTATTCGGTGCATTGGGCCTCAAGAaccccaagtccaaggctGATGAAGAACGAATCAAGAATAATCTTATGAAGGACGTCAAACCGCTGAACAACTCCAGAATCGTAGAGGTTATCAACGACACggaggcaaagaaagaaggcgaagaagacggcgGCGACCCTGACGCATGGAAGTCAAAGATTACGTATCGGGCTGTAGAATGTTGTCATGAGGGAATGGTGCTGTCGGAGCCACCATTCCCATTTGTCCAGCGATGGGACCCTCAGCAGCAATATGGGTCGATGCGGAAACGAAAGAGGGAATCTCGAGCCTACTACGACGATTCCTATGTTGACGAAAGCTCCGCCGTATTTGCAGACGAGACAGAATCAAACGAAACAAAGGGTAAttccaagaagagaaaatcAGCAGGCGGTTACAAAGATCCCTTTGGGAATCTCGTCAACGGAgtagaagaagctgcagacGATGCACAAAACGACACTGCCCACGAGGTCCATGATACAACAACTGAGCAGGATCTGCCGGCACTACCAGAGGACGTAGGCAGTCTTGCGGTACTCGAGAAAGGCAACATCAAAGATGGAATGGTAATTACATGGAAGCAGTGCATCATGTCGAAAGCAACTCAATGGCAGCCAGTGATTGCATCAGTGACTGGAGAGGTTTTACCTGGCAGCAGCGAGTCTAGTTTAGAAGTGCGGCTGGCATTTAGGGATCGAGAGtacaaggagaagatttACGACGACAAGGGCCAGAGAATATACGATAAGTTCGAGGTGCCTGATtttgatgaagacgaagaggacgaggatgatgggcTTCGGACTGTGTTGTGGGACGAGATGATTGAACCCAAGGTCCTTCAGGAAGAGTCACCGTGGGGTAATGGAGATGCATAAATAATGCTGTTCCGCCACGAACAGTTGCTTGCTGTCAGTTATTGGGCATATTGcatgttggcgttgggggaaTACTACCAGACACGTGTATCATAGAATT
It encodes the following:
- a CDS encoding transcription factor atf21 (similar to Metarhizium robertsii ARSEF 23 XP_011411430.1), translated to MSNHDIRLRLAIRRHGVPEVKLIWPCARSPDMTIAKLLTLVDEVVPLESSEWGLEDYAVELSDPSRGSYECLHFQRVSQILKDEDEVVIRYLLTDDIRSRRLSGRHQISTDGKHLVDGLAFGRPWLRAPRDRPTLELPPRKRARIGRQEIDEPEQLLLEGPSAFDGSSAGVQAASDDEREDDEDEDFNSGYEVDESLSDDSDNDGDVDFSSGELDQELAFLAKDRAGHADDELLSKELHKVVDGSESKDDQDDNHSSANECSVESLAAIRQAFPLLSFSTIEKELFRQKQSLRRTYDALRSSTAPSLSFDDMMDRMVTGLLEQNESSPVQPGIPDLFGRRPQASKSLITVIESESVTSTSELNYDDTSDDSSDSDSDSDDDDDESNEDSSIYDEDSSDSSDEDSEESSDASSDDSASDSDASESESERVSTQMIPRQAKMLTEATESAPYTGLTRTQKRNARRKRAKLFKEEGTSTPESGDAELLARKQALLGTLSEGPPLEAADKSMMVNGKAAETPEKLEDDPSTSEKDSSAQRRVRVDMGVSRRMLFGALGLKNPKSKADEERIKNNLMKDVKPLNNSRIVEVINDTEAKKEGEEDGGDPDAWKSKITYRAVECCHEGMVLSEPPFPFVQRWDPQQQYGSMRKRKRESRAYYDDSYVDESSAVFADETESNETKGNSKKRKSAGGYKDPFGNLVNGVEEAADDAQNDTAHEVHDTTTEQDLPALPEDVGSLAVLEKGNIKDGMVITWKQCIMSKATQWQPVIASVTGEVLPGSSESSLEVRLAFRDREYKEKIYDDKGQRIYDKFEVPDFDEDEEDEDDGLRTVLWDEMIEPKVLQEESPWGNGDA